The genomic segment CACTGTCAGAGAATACCAGTGATAGTGACATTTTCCTCAGGGGCTGAAGGTGGGGAAACAACATGAAAAAGCATAGAAATATAATTAGAAAAGATCTAATTAAAGTAGCCACAGTTGTCAGCTATTTTAATCTTGGGATGTCCATTGTAGGACTTCAGCAATTTGACTGCGCAGAAGGAAGATTAACTGTCTTCTGTTTGTCTCATCCTGTGTTGAAGGGAAGCTCATGCTTTGTAAACCAGGTGTAGGACTTCACATGAACAGGAATTTTAATGTTCCATTCAAATTTTCAGGTTGAATGGGAGATGGAAGAAGGACAATTATATTTTTAAGTCATATTTTTACTCACAGAAGGGGCCCTTGTTTTTTGTAAGACCATCACAGTGTCTGATAACAACTTAGTTTAATTCGTTCCAATTGAGGTAACTTAAGAATTAATACTTTGCTGTTTAGATGTTAAAATACTGAGTTGAAATGAAACATTAGTAGTTGAGCTAAATAAATTCCCAGTGTTGCTTTGATCAAGTGAGTGGAATTGTTTCGGGAAATAACTGCAGGCTTTCTTGCATTATTTAATATAGattagaatattttttatttccccacATTTATATTGCAAGTTACTGTGAATAGTAATGTTCTTGTGTATATTGTTCAaatcaagggttttttttaaccctacttttatatttttctctctctgctagCACTTGAGTCCTGGCAATCTTGAAGTTCTTTTTAAACTGCTTGTGCATGCAGTTTACTTTAAACTGaacagaattaaaagaaaaaggaggggaatAGAGGAAGAGAAGGGCATAATAAAATTTCCAGTGGTATCCAAAGGAATGCCTTTGGAGATGAGTGCAGGGATATTggtttaattttcaaatgttcTATGATAGGAGTATTTCaaattgtgtgtgtgtctgttttgttctttgctttaATGTAGTTAGCTGAAGAACGTATTGGAAACATAAGAACAGTTCGAGCTTTTGGGCAAGAAGTGGCTGAAATGGGGAAGTATGCAAATAAAGTTGATTATGTGCTGCAACTGGCTAAAAAAGAGGCAGTAGCACGGGCAGGCTTCTTTGGAGCAGTAagtatattttaatgaaattaagCCAACTATGTTATGCCAGCtgtgaattattttaaaagtcattatGATACTTACAAATCTGCAAATGAATAAATGGAGTGTAAACTGAACCTACATAAAAGTGAGGGAAAAGCAGACTTAGATAGGTCTAAATTGCTGTGAAACTACACCTCAAGATACAGTGGTATGATAAAAACAGCTTAAGACTGTATTTCTGCCCCACACCCCATAGCTTGGTGCCATTTATCTTAGCCCATACCTCTTATTCAAGGAACTCAACCAGTGGGAACCTTTCCCCACCCTAAGTGTTTTACCTGGTAGACTTCCTGATGAGGTGAGCAGCAATGCAAAGAAAGCTGGGGAGTGTGcaaggggggagggagggattgCATTTTTCCATAACAGCTCCCAGCCAGTTTGCTCAGTATTCTAAAAATGCAACACAGTTGCAGACTATCAGCTCTTTTCCTGTCATGATGGTTGCAAATAACCTTTGGTGTTCCTTTCCATCTTAGGAAACTGAAATGGAGAAGAGTTTCTTGTTTTTTGAACACTTGCTGTATAGAGAAGTACAGTACCAGTGGATGTGTGGCTGGCTATTGGCTTGGTTAGCTTCATTATTGGTTTTGTTCAAATTTAATTCAGTCCTCTAAAATTCTAGATAGTAACAGTATGGGAAGTCAtttattagaaagaaaactctGAAATGGCATTTTTAGAGAATGAAAGGTAAGATGTATGTGATAAaatctgccttttcctttttttccttagactGGCCTTTCTGGAAACTTAATTATCCTCTCAGTCTTATACAAAGGAGGGTTACTAATGGGAAGTGCCTACATGACAGTTGGTGAACTCTCATCTTTCTTAATGTATGCTTTCTGGGTTGGAATAAGCATTGGAGGTATGGAATGAGAAATTAGATTTTCTTTACTTCAAAGCATTACACTTAGTATGGGAGTGGAAGGGAAGAAGCTCTTAAGACTTAAAAAGTGTCTTTGAAATgatcttcccaagaaaccatactttttttttctgaagagttaATGAAAATAGTAATTTAGAACTTAATTTAAGCCTTCCATTTTCCCAAAGGAATACAGAGGGTCTTTTGTTTCAGCGTGTATGTGAAGGATACATattactttaattttctttgagGCTAAATTAAGATACTTTGTATATTGTGTAAAGAAATAATAttggtattttattttctagaaaataTGTGGGGCTCTGTTAAACATACTCTGTTTAGAAAGGCATGTAGAACTTAAGTGTAATTCAGTGTAATGAGCTGGAAGAGTAAATCAAGTGCCAGCAGAACACTACACTTCTGCTGACTGACTCCTCCTCGAAGCTTGGACTCTAATCTACTGGCCCAGAAACAAACTGTTCATCTTTTTAACAGAACAATCTTCACCACTGCATACAGgcaaaaaatgaagataaattaCTTTGAAGTTTGACAAATGATTGGAAGGATCTTCTTCAAAATGGGTCTGTTACTTCTGATAGATCATCAGGGCAGTATAGCTTGTCTGTACTCTTCCAAGGCTGAGCTTCATATCGTGGGAAGCACAAAGATGTGCCTGAGGGCAAAATTCACAAAACCTCTGTCTTTGAATACCAAAATTCCAGTGGCACCCATTCCAACTTGCAaaaccttttcttctctgcttaaaTCATCCAAGTTTGATCAAGAGATACCAGTCACTTTGAAAACATGGGACAAATTAATGTTAAATGATAAATAAGGTTAGAAGCACTGAAAAAATGTCAGtgaatttacttttatttgctgtaaaagcatcttttaaaattccaCTTAAGATTATTGAAGAATATTGTTCTGCACAGAGCTTATTCTCATGGGGACTTTGAAGTAAAGGTGACTTGCCAGAAGAGGCCTGCCTTCCTTGATACCTACAAGGCACGTAAATCTTCAAAGTGCTAAGTCTGCTCAGCATATGTCATCATCAGTACACACAGGAATTCATGCAATGAACTGTGAGTTCACTGCATAATTTGAGCCTTCTCCTCTTTTTGCTGTAACAGTTTCCTGTGTTTTCTACCAAACACTgaacacaggaaacaaaaatgaaaacattttctaattAGTATTTGCTGTCCATATTATATAATGTATGTTAAATGAATGGTTGTGAATTTGCAGACCTCAGTGTCTTGCTTTCAAGGCACTCTGTGAGGCTCATGCCTTCTCCCCTGTGCACTGTTCCACAATGTAGATGCTTTGGCTCTTTTTCCAAGCAGACACCTTCTCAACATGGCTTGTGTTGCAAGCTTTCACATagtcctcagcagcagcatgatGAAATCCTCTGTCTACACTTACAGACTCGTGATCTTGTGGTGGGCTTGCTACTCTGCAGGAATAAACCATTAATCAATGGATTTTAATATACCTTGGGTTTTCTGCCCTCCTGAAATCACTCAACACAATACACATTTTAAGGAGGAAGTGGTTTATTCTGTTGGAAATCAGAGATTTCGCAATTGGTTACTCTATTTTGAAAGGCACACAAAAAATTAAGAGCTAAGACACTTTATGTCTATCTGCATTTTTGGTTCTAGGTGAGTTTCTGTGTTCATTTCAGCTGTTTGAAGCATGCTAACTTgggagaaatatttctttacattGTCTGTTCTTCACATAGCTTCTCAAGGGTCAATTCAGCCTTAGATGTTGTACCCTCCCTTCCCTGTGGCTTACTCAGCCAGCTCCCCTGTAGTATAACCCTATCTGACAAAGAAAGACATTCAGAGTGCTCTGTTCTACTGAATGATTTTGAAAATATAGCTGCTTGCATGCAAGGCAATTTCTCTAAAGCTGGATACGGTTTTTCCTGACAGATGAATGAAAAagattgctttgcttttgagtATATGCAAGCTTAAGTGTAtcaaagttttcttctttcttcttcagaaagatTTGTTTTACAGATAGGAAGAAAAATGGTGAACAAGTGTTACTGGTAGCTCTCAAGTGAGACTAGATAGGATTTAAATCAACATATTTAATAGTATGTTGGAGTAAAAGATCCCCTACACCTGTGATGCTTCAGTGCTGTTGATGAAAAGAATAATGCAGATTTTGTCTTCTATGTCCATTCCATATGGATGCATAATACTGTTCTGCTTCTTGTTTAGGTCTAAGTTCCTTTTATTCTGAGCTAATGAAAGGATTAGGTGCTGGTGGACGTCTCTGGGAACTTATTGAAAGGAAGCCACAACTTCCATTTAATGGTAGGTCCTTGATTTATTACTGTTGATAggttgatttttctctttttggtcAGTAGTGGTTCAAAAGGATATTTGTAATGTTTAAAGGTAGTACTGACTTTCattgttttgaaagaaactAGATAGAATTGTGATTCTTCTGATTTTTCCAAACTATGAAACGGATTCCAAAAATTTCCTTTAATCACAAATTTTAGAAGCTGAAAAAttgttgggttctttttttattaattcaGAAGATGCTCTTAAATATATTACTTTGAAAGTTATATGACTGAGGACATGCTCGTTTCTAGCTTCTTGGAATATTTCTTCAATGTCATCACCACTTTAGAGTGAAgagtggaaggaagaaagaggagagaggagctctGAGATGGCTGTATTTCATATTTCCACTAAAAAGTTTACCATGCATATCTCTAATGGCTATGAAATTTTCAGTCTGAAAAGAGATGCTTTTGAAAGTAGATGTTTTTCATTAAGAGTATATTGAGTTTCAATGGTTCATACTGATCCAGTGAAAACAGTTCCTTAGTAAGACGTTGCTTTAAAACCTAACTTGCAGCTACGGACAGCAGCACATGCCAATCTGAACTTTTTAGTTCTTCTGCCATAGAAACATTTgaacaaatatgaaaatattatttaataacTAGTTAAATAGAACAATCTAATATTTACTAATGTTTAAATATagtaaataaaaccacattGCTATCAACACCTTATGTAcagctttattttcagaagctAGACAATGCCTTCCTGAGGGCATGTACTGAGTATATTTTTTATGAAAGACATTTGCCTGTATCGATCAAAGTAGTTCAGTGAACTGCCTGTAGAAGATACTTTCTGTGTGAGTTGCTGATTTATTTAATCAGCTGCATCCTGATAAGCACAAGTCGTACACGAGTTCATCAGCTCTGTATGTTGTTAAGAAATGCAATATAGCAGAATCCTGCGAGTTGTCAACACTAGTGTCTGAGTTTTAGGTAGTCTAATTTGAAAATTTTGTAATGACTCCTCTAAGAGGAAGAGTCACAAACAAACATCCAACAGACCTAACAGATTTTTGGGGTGAGCTCTGGCTTtagggaatcatagaataccaggttggaagggacctcaaggatAATCTGGTCCAACCATCTTGGCAAAGCACAGTATAGACAAGATGGCCCAGCACCCTTTCCAGACAGGTCTTAAACGTGTCTAATGTTGGGTAgcccaccacttccctgggaagATTATTCCACTGGCTGGTTGTTCTCATTGtgaaaatttttcttctgtgtccaTTCAGAATCTCCAAAAGAGTAActtgtacccattacccctCCTCTTCTCCGTGTGACTCCTTGTAAAATGAGAGTCTCCATCTTCTTTGTAGTCACCCTTTAAATACTGGAACAtggtgataaggtctcccctaaGCCTTTTCTCAAAGCTGAATGAACCCAATTCTCTCAGCCTTCCTGCTCATGGCAGGCTGCTCAGTCTTTTGATCACCTTTATTGTCCTTctctggaccctctccagcctgtccacaCCTTTTTGACATGGCAGGGAccaaaactgagcacagtattCCAAGTGGTCTGGCAAGCACTGAGTAGAGTGAGATAAGGACTTGTTTATCTCTGCTGGTGATGACCTTGTTGATGCAATCCAGCATCCTGTTGGCTTtgttgcagcagcacagcaagaaTGGAATTTTATCTTTTGAGTTGGTCACTGCAGAGGATTTCTTTGGAAATGCCAAGCTTCAAATTTATGTTCTACTATCTCCCTACCCTAGAATTGCTGAAGTTCTTAATCTGATGGACACCAAGTCACAGTGAGGCCTTTATCTCATTCCTCTTCACAGCTGCAAGCCTGTCTGTAGGATGCTTTTCAAAGTGCATAGACTTTACTAAGTAAAGTAATGTCTCCAATGGATGGAGGCAGACTCAGAATAGCAGTGTCTGTCCAAAAGGTAACTACTGGCTGATGAGGGAATAGCTGCACATTCTTGTCTAGCAATGAAGCTGGCTCAAACTTCCTGCCGTGACATCCAGTGCCACACTGCAGTTTGCTGTGCCCTTCATGGACATAGTGCAACTGTTGATTTCATCATTTggataggttttttttttttttttaaacctggaTTATTTCAGTGGTCTTCATGTCTACAGTGGTACCAGTGCAGAGTAAGGAGTAGTATTGGGGCAGAAGTTGTCTTTCCCACTGCAGGTATCAAATTGTTTAATCACACCAACTGTGATATCCAGAAAACAACCTTTATTTTATAGATGGAACATATATCAGAGAAAGTTTCAGACATCCACGTGTCATAGGCTTACCGAAAGCTTCTTTTAAGTTTCCTTTCAGTATAAACTAAATACATAGGAAAGGACATAAGCCTTTGTCTCAAAATCCACTTATAGGTGATTTCTGACTCAGACAATAAAGCCAAGAGACTTTCTCTACTGTCCAGACCCACTTGAAACTTCTGTTTATTTGGCTActtaggttttattttcacCAAACTCCAGCTGTTGTTGATGACAACAAATACATCAGGAACAAACTAAcgtctttttttcctgtatctaGAATTCAAACAAGTAACAAGCACAATCCTGTATATGgcttttagatatttttacagTGCTATATAGAGGAAGGACTTGTGGTCTCAGACTTCCTGTATTGCAGTAGATTTCAGTTTTTTAGGCTATGGAATAGACTGTGCAGTAACTGGAACTGACAATAAAGATAAGCAATTACTTGTTATTTTGGTAATAGTAAGGATTATGCTGCTAGCACAATATTTagcaaatacatttattttcacaaagGGAGATTTAAGGACCACTGTGTTTTTGTCTAACAAACAGGTTACAATGTTTTGTCAGTGGATTAAAGTCAAGGGAGGAGTCTGAAATGGTATGCTTTTACCTTTGCCATTTCTATGCTactgccattaaaaaaaaagcccgGAGAAGAGAAGGGTatctggaaaaaaggaaaagaaactgtttGCTCTAGGAGCAGCAGGATTAGTGAAATATTGATTGGTATTGATGGATGTCTGTGTTTCCTGTCCACAGTTACTGTTTAACCAAACATGGGCATATGCTACCATGTGCTGTGGCTAGTTGAGGGTTACTTGTGTACTGCAGCTGAAAAGAATTAAGGGTTTTGAGTTGCATGTCCTTAGCATGAACAAACACTACTTGTTTCTCACAAAACTAGTAGGAACTTGGTCAATGAGACTGTCCTTGGGAATGCAGCACCATTGTCCGATTTGTTTTGTACTGATATGTCCATACAAAATGAAGACATTATGGTTCTTTGTCTTACCTATTTATAGGCTTCTCCTAGTACTGATACTCTCTTAAGATAATTGTTTAAATCAAATGATTGTGCTCGAGAAAGAAGCTGGTTGGTTTAACTTTGGGAATTGTTCATTCTTGATAGTTTGTTAAGGTATTTCACAAACTGAAATTTTAGTTTCAGTGAACTGTTGACTAAGAGTTATGCCTCTGATTGGTCTTTGACTACCTTCcacttaaaaaatacataccttaaaaatattcttttcacttaaaaaaatctgaaaaatggCCATTAATGCAACAAACCTAGCAGCAGCTCTATTCCAGTGACAGCCTTTGCCTAAAAGCTACCCAGTTaacagcagagagggaactgCTCTTATGCAAAAGGGAGAGTGTTTCGGGTGACTTTTGTGGCTCAGTGAAAGGGCAGTAAGTGATTTgcagtgcttttctttttacatgtGTTCTATGGCAACGGGACTTTGGCCTTCAACCgttgcattttatttcaattctTCTAATTAACAAAACTTGCATTGTTTATAGTATGTGTAAAATTGAGATAATTCTACTAGAAGTCAACATTTTTAGTTGTTAGGTATTAGCAACTCTACCTGTTGCTGTAGGTAGCTTACAGGTTCACTGCTGGTGAGCAACTTGGAATGGCATTGGAACTACACTGATTCAGTCATGGCTGAAAGATAACCCCTGCAGTCCTGAACTGTGGTTTGCAGCCATCCCTAGATTTAATGTGGAAATAGATATTTCTGTTGGGTGTCTGTAAAGCAAGTTCTAGGAGGGCTGAGCTGATGGTTGTTTCTGttcacatttctgtattttattcctTGTTACACAGAGGGAATCACATTAAGCAAAGACACTTTCAGAGGTGCTTTGGAATTCAAGGACGTTGAGTTTGCATATCCAACACGTCCAGAAACATCAATTTTCAAGGATTTTAGCCTCTCCATTCCGGCTGGCTCTGTTGTGGCTCTGGTTGGCCCAAGTGGTACAGGGAAATCAACTATCGTATCCCTTCTGCTGAGGCTATATGATCCTATCTCAGGTATGTTTTGTGCATTGTTCTTATTCATGACAGTTGATGCTTTGCATCTCAGATACACCCTAGAAACAGTCAGGGTTCCTGTGCTTGAGGTCCTGATGCCACTGTTCCATTGATGCACGGTCCTTCCCTCTGGGGTGTTACCTCGTTGTGATGTCTGCCACAGCTTTGCATTTCCGATCCACCAGGTGTGATTCCCCAGGGGTCATTGTTCTTTCTGACTCTTTTCAGTATTTGTCAAACACCCTTGATTTTACTGTTTCTTAATTTAAGGTACTATCACTGTTGATGGCGTTGATATCCGTCAGCTAAATCCACTGTGGTTCAGGACAAAGATTGGAACAGTGAGTCAggtaagaaagaggaaaaaaaatgagcaaaataaTATTGTGTGATCACTATTCTTCTTTTTGAAACTATGCAATCTTATTTCTTAATGAAATCCTTCCATCTCACCATAACTGCTATTGGGCATGCTTTGTTCTAAAAACAAGTATTGAGAGCTAGTCTCTTTATTCTTTAGTCTATTTTTACATAATCATAGAGGTTCAAAGTGTTAGCTTAGAAGACAAGTGTGCCTGTGGAGACTGAATTGTGTAGGTAAGACTATGCAATGATTTGTTGAAAACGCATAACACAAAGTTTCATATTTGATAACATTTTGTATTAATGGAGGTTACACAATCATATTTATGCAATCATTTGAAAACTGACCTTCTGTGCTCTCTGTTGTTTGCAGGCAAACATGTTTAATTAGGAAAGCATGACAATACAGCACTGTTGGCACTTACTCTTGTAGTGCCCTGTCCCTAGCAGCCCATGAACTTTGGAAGTACAGAGATATGTTTGATGGTCTCTTGTATTTGACCAATTAAAACATGTttactccttccttcttcttctccctAGATGCTTCACAGTGCATTAATTAACTGTTAGGTTGATGTTCTGTTAAAAGCATACCGATAATTTGGTACACATTGTATTTCAATGTGTACTGCTTTATGTAATAATTCCACTGAAAGCTTTTGTGCAAAAATGATTTTCCTCAGGGCACATTaggatttttggttttgagtATATGTACTCCACTGGAGTTACCAGTAAGAGATTTATACTGATACTCACACTGTAGCATGTCTCTCCTTATTTTATAAACAGAACAGCCTTACCATGTTTTAGACATCTTCCCATTTTCCTGTCTGCCGGTCCTCTTTCTCTGTAATATaaactgaaggggaaaaaaaaaggcatgaatCATTGTTACGAAACATGATATGTAGTAAAGTAGAAAGGGAGGTTTTCTGATATTTGAATTAATAGCTCTTTCTGAACTCTTCCTCGAATATTAGGAATTGAGCGCTATGTTTTGTGAGTTAGAAAAGCGACTTGTTTTTCACGGCCCATTTTGGTTTGGCAGAGGGGTTTTTCATTGTTTGGCTTTAATTTAATTAACTCTAACTTACATATTATTTTCTATcaatataaaagaaattaatgtttcGTCTTGTAAGTGGGTTTTATATTATTTGAGATATAGATGATACATGCATGTAATTACAGATCTACCATATTAGCCATGTTTTTGAATTTTTCAGGAACCAATTCTGTTCTCCTGTTCTATTGCTGAAAATATTGCCTACGGTGCAGAGGATCCTTCTACTGTGACCGCAGAGGAGATTGAGAAAGTTGCTGAAATAGCTAATGCCGCTAGTTTTATCAGAGATTTTCCAAAAGGATTTGACACCATTGTTGGAGAAAAGGGCATTTTGCTTTCAGGTACATCTTCATAgcatcagatttttaaaatgatacAAAGTGAAGTAAAAATTCTGTTGTATGTTGTTACCAGTTCCTTCTCCAAGTCATAACCTGCcataagtattttaaaaatccctccTTCATCTCCATTCCCCCTCCTAGGTACTTGTGCCTGATTCTGCTCAGCCTAGGCATTCagttaaaattatttcacaCCTGTTTTACTATTTCAATTTACCCCTGTTTCCCCCAGGTGGACAGAAGCAACGAATTGCAATTGCTCGAGCTCTGCTCAAGGTAAGCCACCACACAAGTAGCTATTTAACTACTTTGTGGAAAGGATTAAAACACATTAGGCCTTTCAATGGGAGAGGTGGGAcaatacttttaaaagaaaataaaatcttttataTGTTTGAAAAAGCTGAGTGGTTTAACTAAAGACAATTTACTTATGTAAGTGCTCCTTCCTATCTTGCAGTCAGGTTTTTTGATATTTCTTGCCAAAACACAGAGGGTAAATAATTGTAAAGTGGCTCACTTTCATAAGACCAGGTTAAGGATGAAGGAAGATGTAAACTCACATAtgacacctctgtctctgtgtTCCGATCTCTTTCATTCATGGCTGATTTTCTGGGTTGCAGCTTAGATGCAGTGCCATTGATGCCTTGGCTTGGCTTTGAGGGGAGATGGTCTGGATTTGGGCTAAGATACTATTTCAGGCCTAATGTTGTgtcattttttccctcaaagGTTGGCATGGGTCTCGCTTTAGGGCAGGCTCTGTACTTCACAAATTTGAGGAGGCTTCTGAGCATCAGAAGGACAGGGAATTTGGTTCAGGGACAACCACAGAGCCTCACAGGCAGGCAGTTTGCTCAGCTGGAAGTTCTAACCCTTTCTAAGCCCATCTTACATTCACACATGGTTTAATGCTCAGTTCTGCTAAGTTACTGGGAAGTTTTCATTATGCCAGTTCTTTGACCAAAAATTATGAAAAGCTGATTGCATTTAGTGTCAAGTACAGTTCATGGGAGCAGAGATTTTATTATGGGGCGTGGAATGttgtaaaaaataaagagtACAGTGGAGTCCCTTCTCTTCCTCATAAAGTGCAAAGCTTTTACTCTCATCTTTCTCAAGCAAGTTTGGATTATATACCGTAATTCAGAAGAAGCTTCTTGGGAGGATTTGAGTGTTGTTTTCTTTAGTTATTTAATTGGGAAGAGTTCTTAAATGTTAGTTCTTAAGTACTATGGATTTCATCTGTGGGTGAAATCCTGCTTGTTggtaggggttttttgttattttttgttaCTAGACAGCTGTATATATCAGACTGCCTGCAAGTAGAGGGTTGCTGAGCCTCTGTGTAAGATCCATGTAAGAGCAGTAAATAGGAGAATGAACTTTTGAACACAGTGCTGCCAAGTATGCCTTAAAAATCGTCTTCCACCTTTTGTTTGACTCTTTCAAATAGTTATCAGGTCATAGTGTTATGTTACTTTAGTTCAGAAAATTTGAAGATggaaaagttttgtttctgctctATCCTCTTAGAATTTCATAATGCTTTGGGCAACACTCAGTTCTTTTGATGAGGAATCCTGTTCTCAATTGATAAGACTATTCAGATCTTGTCTAATTGATACTATAAccaattttactttcttcttcagAATCCTAAAATTCTTCTGTTAGATGAAGCAACAAggtaagaaggaaaataaatagaaacttAGAAGTGATCTGTCTGTAAAACTCAGATTTGGGAGGTGTTCCcgctcttttctttctctgcatgcACTTGAATAAATTATCTAgccctttctgtttctctacCCACAGAAATAATGCTTCCTAGAATGTGTGAATTGGTTAGGAGATCTGTGATAAAGGCTGTTTGTgcaaagaggaaaggctagCTGGTACACTGTGTTGTAATTTTTAATGGAGTCAAATTTGTAATATGTAACTTGATGTTGAAACGTCTacttaatggattttttttgtatctttAGTTTAAATGAAGATCTTGGTGTAAAAGATGCAGTATAATCAtcttataacttttttttttcactgaattaATTTAGTGTTATTTCTCTGTGTATATTTTTGTGTATGAGAATATGTAATGCCTCTGACCTGGATGTGTGCACTAAGCATATTGACGAAGCCTTCCTGCAGTTCCATTGGTTCATCTTCACCAGCAACAGCAAGGGCTTGCACTTTTAGCAAAATAAGCCTAATACATAAAACTAACCTGTCTTAACAAATGTCCTCCTTTTTGTCCCTCCGCACTTCCCATTTCTTGCTAGTGCTTTGGATGCTGAAAATGAATATCTGGTTCAAGAAGCTCTGGACCGGCTGATGGAAGGGAGGACAGTCCTAATTATTGCTCATCGTCTCTCCACTATTCAGAATGCCGATTTTGTTGCAGTCCTTGGCCAGGGTAAAATTCTTGAATGTGGAAAACATGAGGAACTACTTGCAAATCCAAATGGACTTTTCAGGAAACTCATGCAGAAACAAGCTTTTATTCAGAACAGTAATACTTTTGCATTAGATTTACGAGAAAAGGatgtattaaaagaaaatgtatgaaTA from the Colius striatus isolate bColStr4 chromosome 2, bColStr4.1.hap1, whole genome shotgun sequence genome contains:
- the ABCB10 gene encoding ATP-binding cassette sub-family B member 10, mitochondrial isoform X2, whose amino-acid sequence is MSAPFFLGKVIDVIYTNPSEDFTDSLTSLCALLSGIFLCGAAANATRVYLMQTAGQRIVKRLRTTMFSSILKQETAFFDKTRTGELINRLSSDTALLGRSVTENLSDGLRAGAQASVGVGMMFFVSPSLAAFVLSVVPPLAVLAVIYGRYLRKLTKMTQDSLAEATQLAEERIGNIRTVRAFGQEVAEMGKYANKVDYVLQLAKKEAVARAGFFGATGLSGNLIILSVLYKGGLLMGSAYMTVGELSSFLMYAFWVGISIGGLSSFYSELMKGLGAGGRLWELIERKPQLPFNEGITLSKDTFRGALEFKDVEFAYPTRPETSIFKDFSLSIPAGSVVALVGPSGTGKSTIVSLLLRLYDPISGTITVDGVDIRQLNPLWFRTKIGTVSQEPILFSCSIAENIAYGAEDPSTVTAEEIEKVAEIANAASFIRDFPKGFDTIVGEKGILLSGGQKQRIAIARALLKNPKILLLDEATSALDAENEYLVQEALDRLMEGRTVLIIAHRLSTIQNADFVAVLGQGKILECGKHEELLANPNGLFRKLMQKQAFIQNSNTFALDLREKDVLKENV
- the ABCB10 gene encoding ATP-binding cassette sub-family B member 10, mitochondrial isoform X1; the protein is MAGYAPRLPWLLRRAAPPPWARAAAGFRAPSSAASRCGATLPLLPPLPGTPSCRRRLLLPPETAGSSPRTLSAGPGSEPPAPPRGAAGAPPRFEARRLLALAHPERWRLTAAVGFLTVSSVITMSAPFFLGKVIDVIYTNPSEDFTDSLTSLCALLSGIFLCGAAANATRVYLMQTAGQRIVKRLRTTMFSSILKQETAFFDKTRTGELINRLSSDTALLGRSVTENLSDGLRAGAQASVGVGMMFFVSPSLAAFVLSVVPPLAVLAVIYGRYLRKLTKMTQDSLAEATQLAEERIGNIRTVRAFGQEVAEMGKYANKVDYVLQLAKKEAVARAGFFGATGLSGNLIILSVLYKGGLLMGSAYMTVGELSSFLMYAFWVGISIGGLSSFYSELMKGLGAGGRLWELIERKPQLPFNEGITLSKDTFRGALEFKDVEFAYPTRPETSIFKDFSLSIPAGSVVALVGPSGTGKSTIVSLLLRLYDPISGTITVDGVDIRQLNPLWFRTKIGTVSQEPILFSCSIAENIAYGAEDPSTVTAEEIEKVAEIANAASFIRDFPKGFDTIVGEKGILLSGGQKQRIAIARALLKNPKILLLDEATSALDAENEYLVQEALDRLMEGRTVLIIAHRLSTIQNADFVAVLGQGKILECGKHEELLANPNGLFRKLMQKQAFIQNSNTFALDLREKDVLKENV